The stretch of DNA AACAATCAAAACTTGATGAATACGTTTGAATTAAAAGGAATGTGAGCTGAAACATAGTACTCTTTAGAAAAGCAAATAAGAAAAATATATAGGGCATGCAGAGCGATGCCACCAGCGAAAACATTACACACATAATATCTTACAGTACACCCCACATCCACAAACACGTCTGTAAATACTTTTGTCTGAGTACTGGCACGTACGAGCACATGCACTTATGCGCGTGCAGTCCACTAGTCACGCGGTGGCGGTGGGCGCGGCGTCCGCCTTCATGGCCTCGAAGCGCGGCTCCTTGGCCTCGAACTTGTGGCGCATGTACAGGTTCATGTAGTCCTCGAACACGAACCTCGGGTACACGGCGCTCCCTgcgcgctccgcctcctcctccgacagCTCCTCGACGAGCGCCGGGGCCGGGAATATGATGGCGTCGGCGCCGGGGTTGTAGAAGGAGGCGAGGGACATGCGATTCCCGTCGGGGCGGGTGAGCACGCGGTGCATCACGCTCTTGTACCGCCCGTTGGTGATCACCTCCAGCTGGTCGCCGATGTTGACGACTATGGCGTGGCGCATGGGCGGCACGTCCACCCATGCGCCGTCCTTGAGGAGCTGTAGCCCGCTCACCTGGTCGTCCTGGAACAGCAGGATCACGCCGCCGGCGTCCGTGTGCGCGCGGAGTCCGTCCACCATGTCCGGCCGCGGGCACGGCGGGTAGCTGCTGACCTTGGTGCCGAACGTCGGCCCCCTGGACCCGGTGAAGGCCCGCTTCAGGTAGCCCTGTTCCAGCACCTTCTCCGCCAGCTTCTCGATCTCCGCCGCGAATTCCTTCATCACTTGTCTGCAACGACGACACGAAAAAGGCAACCAAGTGTCACTTTCTGAAAAGATGATTCCATTCCAATCGTGTTGGTTACTGCTGCTAAATTAGTAGGATTCTGATTTGCGCAAGCAATCTTATCTCCTGTTGATATCCTAGTTGCAGTACTATAATTGCTGCATGTTGTTTTTTTGAGCTGCTGTACGTGTGAGGGAATGACTTTGTGAGAGTACAAAATGTTTGGCCTCTTATGTTAGTGATCAAGTGGCAGTAGTTAATGAAGTAATCACGCGTACGTGCGTATACCTGTAGTGGTGGTCGAGGTCGGGCAGGTCGGTGAGGTTGGAGGCGGGGAGGTGACGGACGGAGAAGGTGCTCTCCCAGTCCACGTCCTTCACGTCGGCGCCCTTCTCGCCGGCCTCCAGCGTCCGCGCCGCGAACTCTTTGAACTGCTCCTCCCGGCAAGCCGCGCAGTGCGCCTTGCTCACCCGCTCAACCTCGTCCATCAGCTCGTGCGAGATGCCATGGTTCAACAGCTGTGCGCACGCATATATCAACAGGATCAATATATATATGCTCCAATGAGTTAATCATGCCAGCCCTCTAGAAAATCATTCTACTACTATAATTCTATATGTGGAACCTCGAAGAATCCCCAGTTCTCGCAGGCGTCGTGGATGACCTCCATGGCTGCGCCCCTCTCCGCTGTGCGCGCCGCAACTTCGTGTAGCTAACCAACTTGTCTCCAAGAATATTGCTTCTTGCTAATCAATATGCCCTGATGTAGACGGAGCAGTATGATAAGTACTGTACTAGTAACTGATAGGCTGATAGTCTACTCTAGCCTCTATTTTATGTATCTAACCTAAGTAGTGGTTAATTATGAACTCTATGGCGTACGTTGATGAACTCTATGGCGTACGGATGGAGTTGTCTCTTACTTTACAGGTTGATAATGACAAGATTAGGCGTAGTACACCACCTGACCCAGGCCACATATAGTGGGGTTTTGCTGTCAACAACTATATTGTACTACTCCAACATCGATCACTTGATTGAAGGACACCGGTCGATTGTGTACATgcacatgaaacatggcatgcaacGTGATCTATCCATGGATTACTGCTAGAGCTAGTAATTTTGCGCGCTGTCCTACTCAGCAACAGCCAGCAGCAGTAGCTAAATAGCATGTAGATCACTTGTTGTCCAGACTCCTGTATGCCGGTCGACTTAAAGCGGGAATGGAAGCACTCCTGCACGCATCAGCTGCTGCATGGTGCATGGCAGCTGGACAACCAGACCCCGGCCCTGTCCCAGATCCACCCATGAATGGACAGCTCGAGCTAATCTCTTCGTCATCCTTGGTCTGATCTCTATTATGATCAGCGTGTCCACCCGTCCCTTCCCCCTAGTGTAACCTCTCCTTTCTCCCTCATAGTAGGGGCTGGGTTAAAGTTCCGCTCTCCGGGCCCATGACATTGCCCGAAAACTTATCTCGAGCAGTTCAAATGAACAGCACACAGGGAGAGGAAAAGAGGGATCTAGTTCTAGGCATCACATGAAACCCATCACGACTCCACGACCACCCAGAGCACATGACTCACGAAAGTTTTGGTTGAGGCTTTTCTTACCATGAGTTGCTAACACTGGCTATAAACATGAAGCAGAGTTCCACTGCCATGCTACAAATTGGTATCAACCATAAAATGATCACGATGTGGCCATAAAAAATATTTTCTTGTTCCAATAAAAGGTCGTATTTTATCTTATTGGTTCCTGATGTACAATCAAGAGGTTACAAAGCACGATAAGTACACACCTGGCCTCTGCAAGATTAGAATGCACACAATCAACACTAACGCACACACTCAAAGTATTACAGCGACAAAAATCAAAGTCCAAAGCTCTAcctagatagagagagaaagaaaatgaaaaaagtaATGATGATTCACGCCAAACAACTTTTGACGCAACGAAGATGTTTAAGTGCACACAAGTGCAAGATAGAAATAACCATACAAACTGAAAATTGTGGAAACACGAAGTAGGCAGTCCAACCACAGAGAGACATCTTTGGAGTCAAGAGCATCCATCAATGCATGTATTACATAGGCCATGATAAACCGAGGAGGGAACGGACCACCAACATACCCCATTGGGAACGCTTCGACGATCTCATGCCTACATCGCGAGTGTACATTGATTGTAAATCTGGACATATATGGAAACCTGCCCCCAAACAATACACCATGAGCAATCACTTCATCACCATGACCACTTTTTGTCGCCACCAACTTCGTCAAGTATGTGCCTCAATGGCCCGACCAGCTGCATCGTCAACCTGCATGACCGGCACAGTCGACGCGCACCAGCTCCATGATGGATCACTGCTACCCGCCGCCAAGCATTGCCTCCATGCCTCAGCCACCCAAAACAAGGCACCGAGGAGACAGGGAAGCCACACATTGAGTGTAAACTATGGTGGCAATCCAGGCATAATACAACATGTGTCTCCTTTCCTCATGCTTTGTCCAGATACCATTTGTTGGATGTTCAATGCATTCGACATATAATGTTCAATTTGCGGCGGTGATTTCTACCCCTCCGTGACTCCATGTGTATCTTTCTCTTGGCCTATCCTTGTTGTTCGTATAAAGCTCCCCGGAAACCGCCTACAAGTTTGTGCATTAGCTGCATACATGCCGAATATAGAGCCTGCTTCGCTTTTTCTTACAAGTAGAGATAAATGAGGATCAAACGGTTGCATTGCAGGCATTTGGTAGCATTTTTTTGAAATCCTAGTGTACCTTTGTTTTATTTGCAACAAGCTACTTCAAAAGTACGAAACTCACACTAATAGACATGGCAGGTTGCTTAACTTAGAGCCTTCCAATACTAAGAACTAGATGATGCTTCGTGCTCGGCCGTGCAATGCGGGCTACAAAAATTGCATAAAGATGTgcttaaaaacaacaaaaactaatgAAAAATAAACAAATGCAATAGTGTTCTCGCTTTACATTTAAAAACAATAAAAGAATATATGAATCATGTTACAAAATGATGTATAAAATAGAAACCTCGAGGTGAATTTAACATGACGCCCAGTTATAATAAACATGTGAAGCTTGAACTTTTTTTTTGCTTCAAGCGTTCAACACGTCTATCATCCATTACCAAAAAAGCATGACTTGATTCCCCCGGAAAAAACACATACATGGCTTGATGAGGTGGTATGGTGTGCATATGAGTATGTGCATGACTTTTGATGTCGTACAATTTCAATCGGATAAATATCATTGATTGAGATAAAGTGAAAGCATGCACGCGTAGAAATTTAGTAGTGAAGATTAGCTATTTAGTTATAGAATGCCTCATATTTTTAGCACATAATATTTTATGGGAAATAATATGGACCATCAGTGAGCTAATACCCGACCTATGCATAACAAGATACACAACAAACACATTAAAAAAGAGTTGAATCTGTCTTACTAGAAAGGTAAAAATAGACCTTATACAACCATCTTACAAGGCTCTTATTTTCTCAAAACAACGAATCCATATAACGGGCTAGAAATGAGACACATATATGTGCATCCAAGCACATCGCGACTACATATATCACTTTAGTATGGTCTTTGGAAACTTGCGTCTTAGTCATTATATACGCAGTTACAGAAGAATGAACTGATTGACTGGATTTTAGCATGCCCATATATGCAGATCAAGCAGAATCTACTAAGTTACTAAGCTCCCTAGAAATGATGGTTATTGTGGCTCGAGGCTCCATGGATGGTTTGTGGGGCCCATTCGTAAGAGTGTTCTTCGTTGCCCGACAGCTTATGGGCTTACTCGCATGTAATCATGGCTGGGCTCATGTAAACACCACACGTAGATCGTAGTGAAGTGTAACAACATCAAAATGATATACCGAACACATCTCTTCACCATGAAGACCATACCACCTCCACCAAGTAAGACCATAGTGAAAACAAGAAACAACAAACCATACAATCCAACCTAGGTGAAACTCACCCTGGGCATAACACCCGAAACCCGAAACCCGAAACCCGAAACCCGAAACCCGAAATACCCAAACCTGAACCCGTACTACCCGAACCCCAAAAAACTCAATCACCTATTTGGGTAGTAACTCCAgaaaaccaaatattattcatacaaTCCTGGTTCGTATCCCAGTATTTGAACTACCCGAAGCTAATGGGAAATGTTAGACCAACCCTGCAAACAAAGGCCCAACACCATACCGTGCCACAACCCACGTCCTCTTCAGTGCCATACACTCTCCCAACCCATGTGTCGGTGTGTGCACGTCCTATTTCTCACGCACAGAGGCACAAACATCCATTCCCAGGTTCCCAACCTCCAACTCCCGACCTAGCCGCCGCCTCTCTTACATCCCGTGTCTTCGCCTGATAGCGGCAAGGGGTAGCATCATGCCAGCCACCTCCCATAACTGCGTGCAGAGGTGACTCACCAGCTGTTTCCCTCGATGGCATGCAGTGGTGAGGCACCGCGCCGGCTGCCTCCCTCGACGGAGTGTAGTGGTGAGGCACCGTGCCGGCCACCTATTTCGAATCCTATGTTCCCCGCCTGAGAGCGGCAAGGGGCAGCGTTGTGCCGACCGCCTACCTCAACGGATTGTAGTGGTGCAGCTTCGCGTTGGCGCCACCCTCGTCAGTGTGTGTGTCGCGTCGGCACCTCCCTCATCAGCGTGTGTGTTGCCTCTTGCATTCCCGCAACAAAATGCAATATGGTATTACCTGAACCCGAACCTGAATTTTTGGGTCGCAAAAACTCAGCAATTTCAGGTTTTATTTTTGAAAACATGATTCTTTTGTAACCTCAATTACCCGACCTGAATTTTCAGGTAAACCCGAACGCCTAGGCTGAGGTGAAACATACAGCTAGCCAGGCGTAATAGACTGTGTGAATTTTTTTAATTTACAACTAAAGAACGGCGTGAAAGTCGCGTGCCACACTCTAGCCTTGCTCAAATTTGCGACTACCTAGCGTGGAACACAGCAGCTAGGCTGGCGTCTGTTCAGCCAGCTTGGCTGATGTGCTAGTGGCTGATTATGTGGATAAGCTATATAATTTTATTTCCGACTAATATGGTCGTGTTTTATTGTAAACCATTTTgtttcaattcatttggacttcttTTATTTAATAAAATGGGTGTGCATCTTAGATGCAGAGACCCCGGCGTCATCTTGTTTGTAAAAGAAAAGAACTGAGGTGTTCTGGTGCGTGCTTCCGGTTGAGTTGCCCCCATGTAGGCTATCAAACAATGACCGAGGCTATTTGGCTCCCGAGCTCATTTGCTCCCATGgtgaacagtaaattaaaaaagTAGAAAAATACAAAAGTATCCGATTTTTTTCACGGAAGATGCTTAGGTCCGTGAGGTCCGCTCCAAATTTCAGCTAATTTCGACATTtgagtagctctcggcaaaaaagacaaatttaggGTTTGTGAAATAGTTTACCGTTGATTTATTGTTCCGACCCAATTTGTATTTTTTACTAATAGCTACTCATATGCATAGTTTAAAACACAGACCAGACTGACGGTCGGACCGGAAGAAACCGAAACCAGGGATCCTGGCATTTTTGAAGTGCAGCGGACCGTTCGAGCAATCGAGCCAAAAAAACAGATGAACCGTGCAGTTCACAGAAAACCAGTCGGTTCGATATCGTTTCCAAAGAAGCCCCTCAATCATCTCGCTTTCGTGCGAACAAGCTCGGGGTAGAATCGGAAAAGGAAGGAAACCCTTCTTTTAGTAGGGTTTCAACAATTTTAGGAGCATTCTCCTCGATTTTATCCACGGACAAACCCTATCGGGTGTCAGTGCCCCCTCCGGCGCAACCCTTGCTTGGCGCCATGGCGCGGTGACGTCGCTTCTCCCTCGTCGCTCCGTGTGGCAGCAGCACCAGGCCACTAGCCCGCCCCGCCACTCTCGCGTCCCGCCATCTGCACCACATCTATTGACGTTTGTGGAGACGGGCTACCGCCACCTGGTCAAACTGATACATAGAACTTCAGTCTTCCTTCGCTCTAGTCTAATCGACCAGGCTTCCGTCTGGTTGCCTCCCTCCATTCCAAAGTCCAGACCAGGAGCAACCGAGCAGGAGAACGAAGATGCCTGATGGTCACCTTTGATTACACATTTGTTATCTATTGATTGGTGCATTTATTGATAAACACATGTATTATTTTATTACTTAAAATACTGACAATTGGACCGGTGAATCGACAGTCCGACTGGTAAAAACCTGAACCAGCAGCCACGCCGATTTGATTTCAAACTAtgctcatgttggggaacgtagtaatttcaaaaaatttcctacgcacacgcaagatcatggtgatgcataacaacgagaggggagagtgtgatctacgtacccttgtagaccgacaccgGAAGCGttctgacaacgcggttgatgtagtcgtacgtcttcacggcccgaccgatcaagcactgaaactacggcacctccgagttttagcacacgttcagctcgatgacgatccccggactccgatccagcaaagtgtcgggaaagagttccgtcagcacgacggcgtggtgacgatcttgatgttctaccgtcgcagggcttcgcctaagcaccactacaatattatcgaggattatggtggaagggggcaccgcacacggctaagaaaacgatcacgtggatcaacttgtgtgtctaggggtgccccctgcccccatatataaaggagcaaggggaggaggccggccggccctatggcgcgccaaggaggaggagtcctcctcctagtaggagtaggactcccctctttcctactcctNNNNNNNNNNNNNNNNNNNNNNNNNNNNNNNNNNNNNNNNNNNNNNNNNNNNNNNNNNNNNNNNNNNNNNNNNNNNNNNNNNNNNNNNNNNNNNNNNNNNNNNNNNNNNNNNNNNNNNNNNNNNNNNNNNNNNNNNNNNNNNNNNNNNNNNNNNNNNNNNNNNNNNNNNNNNNNNNNNNNNNNNNNNNNNNNNNNNNNNNNNNNNNNNNNNNNNNNNNNNNNNNNNNNNNNNNNNNNNNNNNNNNNNNNNNNNNNNNNNNNNNNNNNNNNNNNNNNNNNNNNNNNNNNNNNNNNNNNNNNNNNNNNNNNNNNNNNNNNNNNNNNNNNNNNNNNNNNNNNNNNNNNNNNNNNNNNNNNNNNNNNNNNNNNNNNNNNNNNNNNNNNNNNNNNNNNNNNNNNNNNNNNNNNNNNNNNNNNNNNNNNNNNNNNNNNNNNgggggggttctggtaaccttccggcactccggttttctccgaaatcacccgaaacacttccggtgtccgaatatagccgtccaatatatcaatctttatgtctcgaccatttcgagactcctcgtcatgtccgtgatcacatccgggactcagaactaacttcggtacatcaaaactcataaactcataatataactgtcatcgaaaccttaagcgtgcggaccctacgggttcgagaacaatgtagacatgaccgagacatgtctccggtcaataaccaatagcggaacctggatggtcatattggctcccacatattctacgaagatctttatcggtcagaccgcataacaacatacgttgttccctttgtcatcggtatgttacttgcccgagattcgatcgtcggtatctcaatacctagttcaatctcattaccggcaagtctctttactcgtttcgtaatacatcatctcgcaactaactcattagttgcaatgcttgcaaggcttatgtgatgtgcattaccgagagggcccagagatacctctccgacaatcggagtgacaaatcctaatctcgaaatacgccaacccaacatttacctttggagacacctatagagctcctttataatcacccagttacgttgtgacatttggtagcacacaaagtgttcctccggcaaacgggagttgcataatctcatagtcataggaacatgtataagtcatgaagaaagcaatagcaacatactaaacgatcgggtgctaagctaatggaatgggtcatgtcaatcacatcatctcctaataatgtgatcccgttaatcaaatgacaacacatgtctatggttaggaaacataaccatctttgattaacaagctagtcaagtagaggcagactagtgacgtttagtttgtctatgtattcacacaagtattatgtttccggataatacaattctagcatgaataataaacatttatcatgatataaggaaataaaataataacattattattgcctctagggcatatttccttcagtctcccacttgcactggagtcaataatctagattacacagtaatgattctaacacccatggagctttggtgctgatcatgttttgctcatggaagaggcttagtcaacgggtctgcaacattcagatccgtatgtatcttgcaaatttctatgtctcccacctggactagatcccggatggaattgaagcgtctcttgatgtgcttggttctcttgtgaaatctggattcctttgccaaggcaattgcaccagtattgtcacaaaagattttcattggacccgatgcactaggtatgacacctagatcggatatgaactccttcatccagactccttcgtttgctgcttctgaagcagctatgtactccgcttcacatgtagatcccgccacaacgctttgtttagaactgcaccaactgacagctccaccgtttaatgtaaacacgtatccggtttgcgatttagaatcgtccggatcagtctcaaagcttgcatcaacgtaaccatttatgatgagctttttgtcacctccatatatgagaaacatatccttagtcctttttagatatttcaggatgttcttgaccgctgtccagtgatccactcctggattactttggtacctccctgctagacttatagcaagacacacatcaggtctggtacacagcattgcatacatgatagagcctatggctgaagcatagggaacatctttcattttctctctatcttctgcattggtcgggcattgagtcttactcaatttcacaccttgtaacacaggcaagaatcctttctttgcttgatccattttgaacttcttcaaaattttgtcaaggtatgtgctttgtgaaagtccaattaagcgtcttgatctatctctatagatcttaatgcctaatatgtaagcagcttcaccgaggtctttcattgaaaaactcttactcaagtatccctttatgctatccagaaattctatatcatttccgattaataatatgtcatctacatataatatcagaaatgctacagagctcccactcaatttcttgtaaatacaggtttctccaaaagtctgtacaaaaccaaatgctttgatcacactatcaaagcgtttattccaactctgagaagcttgcaccagtccataaatggatcgctggagcttgcacactttgttagctccctttggatcgacaaaaccttccggttgcatcatatataactcttcttccagaaatccattcaggaatgcagttttggaatccatctgccaaatttcataattataaaatgcggcaattgctaacatgatttggacagacttaagcatcgctacgggtgagaaggtctcatcgtagtcaatcccttgaacttgtcgaaaaccttttgcgacaagtcgagctttgtagacagtaacattactgtcagcgtcagtcttcttcttgaagatccatttattctcaattgcttgccgatctttgggcaagtcaaccaaagtccatactttgttctcatacatggatcccatctcagatttcatggcttcaagccattttgcggaatctaggctcaccatcgcttctccatagtttgtaggttcatcatgatctagtagcatgacttccagaataggattaccgtaccactctggtgcggatcttactctggttgatctacgaggttcagtagtatcttgttctgaagtttcatgatcatcattagcttcctcactaattggtgtagatgtcacagaaactggtttctgtgatgtgctactttccaataagggagcaggtacagttacctcgtcaagttctactttcctcccactcgcttctttcgagagaaactccttctctagaaaatttctgaatttagcaacaaaagtcttgccttcagatctatgatagaaggtgtatccaatagtttcctttggatatcctatgaagacacatttctctgatttgggttcgagcttatcaggttgaagctttttcacataagcatcgcagccccaaactttcagaaacgacaactttggtttcttcccaaacgacagttcataaggcgtcgtctcaatggattttgatggtgccctatttaacgtgaatgcggccgtctctagagtataaccccaaaacgatagcggtaaatcagtaagagacatcatagatcgcaccatatcaagtaaagtacgattacgacattcagacacaccattacgctgtggtgttccgggtggcgtgagttgcgaaactattccgcattgtttcaaatgcacaccaaactcgtaactcaaatattctcctccacgatcaaatcgtaggaattttattttcttgttacgatgattttcaacttcactctgaaattctttgaacttttcaaatgtttcagacttatgtttcattaagtagatataccctatctgcttaagtcatctgtgaaggtgagaaaataacgatatccaccacgagcctcaacattcatcggaccacacacatctgtatgtataatttccaacaaatctgttgctctctccatagtaccggagaacggtgtttttgtcatcttacccataaggcacggttcgcaagtaccaagcgattcataatcaagtggttccaaaagtccatcagtatggagtttcttcatgcgctttataccgatatgacctaaacggcagtgccacaaataagttacactatcattatcaactctgcatcttttggcttcaagattatgaatatgtgtgtcactactatcgagatttaataagaatagaccactctttaagggtgcatgaccataaaagatattactcatataaatagaacaaccattattctttgatttaaatgaataaccgtctcgcatcaaacaagatccagatataatgttcatgctcaacgctggcaccaaataaaaattatttaggtctaatactaatcccaaaggtagatgtagaggtagcgtgccgaccgcgatcacatcgattttggaaccatttcccacacgcatcgtcacctcgtccttagccaatcttcgcttaatccgtagtccctgtttcgagttgcaaatgttagcaacagaaccagtatcaaatacccaggtgctactgcgagcattagtaaggtacacatcaataacatgtatatcacatatacctttgttcaccttgccatccttcttatccgccaaatacttggggcagttccgcttccagtgaccagtctgcttgcagtagaagcactcagtttcaggcttaggtccaggtttgggtttcttctcttgagcagcaacttgcttgctgttctttttgaagttccccttcttcttccctttgccctttttcttgaaactagtggtcttgttgaccatcaacacttgatgctccttcttgatttctaactctgcagttttcagcattgcaaagagctcgggaatagtcgtaTTCATCCCTTGcaaattatagttcatcacgaagctcttgtagctaggtggcagtgattggagaattctgtcaatgacgcaatcatctggaagattaacttccaattgaatcaagtgattattatacccagacattttgagtatatgctcactgacagaactgttctcctccatcttgcagctatagaacttattggagacttcatatctctcaatccgggcatttgcttgaaatattaacttcaactcctggaacatctcatatgctccatgacgttcaaaacatcattgaagtcccgattctaagccgtaaatcatggcacattgaactatcaagtagtcatcagctttgctctgccagacgttcataacatctggtgttgctccagcagcaggcctggcacccagcggtgcttccaggacgtaattcttctgtgcagcaatgaggataatcctcaagttacggacccagtccatgtaattgctaccatcatctttcaactttgctttctcaaggaatgcattaaaattcaacggaacaacagcatgggccatctatctacaatcaaacataaaaaagcaagatactatcaggtactaagttcatgataaatttaggttcaattaatcatattactaaagaactcccacttagatagacatccc from Triticum dicoccoides isolate Atlit2015 ecotype Zavitan chromosome 6A, WEW_v2.0, whole genome shotgun sequence encodes:
- the LOC119318032 gene encoding 1-aminocyclopropane-1-carboxylate oxidase 3-like, giving the protein MEVIHDACENWGFFELLNHGISHELMDEVERVSKAHCAACREEQFKEFAARTLEAGEKGADVKDVDWESTFSVRHLPASNLTDLPDLDHHYRQVMKEFAAEIEKLAEKVLEQGYLKRAFTGSRGPTFGTKVSSYPPCPRPDMVDGLRAHTDAGGVILLFQDDQVSGLQLLKDGAWVDVPPMRHAIVVNIGDQLEVITNGRYKSVMHRVLTRPDGNRMSLASFYNPGADAIIFPAPALVEELSEEEAERAGSAVYPRFVFEDYMNLYMRHKFEAKEPRFEAMKADAAPTATA